A window of Nicotiana tabacum cultivar K326 chromosome 24, ASM71507v2, whole genome shotgun sequence contains these coding sequences:
- the LOC107781555 gene encoding transcription termination factor MTEF1, chloroplastic → MLTWLQNPPKTLLPLTSLTLNPSPPFPMCSISPKPTKTSLKSLHIPTHPTPTTTDTGLKFREKILYLQALNINPTKVLEQNPDLRSATLDTIKTVETCLASMGIERSAIGRILDMHPQLLTSDPYMDLYPIFDFLLNDVVIPFNDIRKSIIRCPRILVCSVEDQLKPTFEFLKEFGFVGPNRITCQTTVLLVSSVELTLNPKIDYMLSLGFKRDDVVNMVLRSPGLLTFSIDKNFRPKVEYFLKEMNGNLGELKKFPQYFSFSLEGKIKPRHRLLVEHGFSLSLSEMLKVSDGEFNARLIEMQLRLLDDKQL, encoded by the coding sequence ATGCTAACATGGCTACAAAACCCTCCCAAAACCCTACTTCCCCTTACCTCCCTCACCCTAAACCCCTCCCCTCCATTCCCTATGTGCTCCATTTCTCCAAAACCCACAAAAACCTCTCTCAAATCCCTTCACATCCCCACCCACCCCACCCCAACTACAACTGACACTGGCCTTAAATTCCGCGAAAAAATACTCTATCTTCAAGCACTCAATATCAACCCCACTAAAGTCCTTGAACAAAACCCTGATCTTCGATCAGCAACACTCGATACAATCAAAACTGTTGAAACTTGTCTTGCTTCTATGGGCATTGAGCGCTCGGCAATTGGTCGAATACTTGATATGCATCCTCAGCTTTTAACATCCGACCCATACATGGATCTTTACCCGATTTTTGATTTCTTATTAAACGACGTCGTTATCCCCTTTAATGACATTCGTAAATCCATTATACGCTGTCCAAGAATCCTAGTTTGCAGCGTTGAGGATCAATTGAAACCCACATTTGAATTCCTGAAGGAATTCGGGTTCGTGGGTCCCAATCGGATCACTTGTCAAACCACTGTGTTGCTTGTTTCCAGTGTCGAGCTTACTTTGAACCCTAAGATTGATTACatgttgagtttagggtttaaacgcGACGACGTGGTGAATATGGTTTTGAGGTCACCTGGGTTGTTGACATTTAGCATTGACAAAAATTTTAGGCCTAAAGTTGAGTACTTTTTGAAGGAAATGAATGGGAATTTAGGGGAATTGAAGAAGTTTCCGCAGTACTTTTCGTTTAGTCTTGAAGGGAAGATTAAGCCTCGGCACAGGCTTTTGGTAGAGCATGGGTTTTCGCTATCCTTATCTGAGATGTTGAAGGTTAGCGATGGGGAATTCAATGCGAGATTGATTGAAATGCAATTGCGGTTATTGGACGATAAGCAATTGTAG